The stretch of DNA TTATCTAGATATTGAATACCAGTCTCGAATGATTGGATGGCATCATGGTAATGATAGTCTTTCATTAACAGTTCTCCGGCACGGAAATGAAAGTCAGGGAAATCAGGTTTGTTTTCTAATGCCTCCCTAAGAGTATCCCAAACTTCACTTTTGGAGAACTTTAGATTTAATTTGATTCCAATTATGTTTAAATAATTTTTTTCATAAATACCGATATTTTTAGAGTTACAATATTTGTTAACAAGGTAAGCGTAATCTAATGCTTTTTCCAAGTTATTATTCATCATATAAGCTTCAGAAATATAAAAACACAAATCACTATCATCTGGTTTTTTATTTAATTCCTCTAATAATAGCTTTAAATTTCGCTCACCTTTGTTTTTTTCAAGGCGTGCTGAACTCGAATAACCAGTATGAATAATTTTAATGTATTTAGTTGCATTAAGACTTTTGGCTTTCGCTTTTCTATGATAAACATATTCATGAATTGCCCCTTTATATTTTATATCAGAGTCGTTTTTAAATATTCGAATGGCAGGTAATGTATTTTGAAATACCCGTCTATCCTTATCGTAATTTGTAAGAAGGCTAAAAATCAGATTGCATTTTTGGCTTTGAGCCTCCCTTAAAATTTGTCCAAAATACTGCAAGCTATCTTTTGTGATATATTCATCCGCATCCAAGAAAATAATCCAATCTCCCGTTGCTTTTGAAAGGGCAAAATTTCTTGCTTTAGCAAAATGATCAATCCATTCAAAAAAGTAAATTTTTGCGTTGTACTTTCTTGCCATTTGAATGGTGTTATCAGTTGATCCTGTATCAACCACTATTATTTCCGATACACTAGATTGAAGGCTATCTAAACAAAATGATAAATTCTTTTCTTCATTTTTTGTGATAACACATGCAGTTACCCTCATTCTAAATTTCCCTTTCATTTTTAATTATATATAACTAAAAAGAAACTCTCGTTTTTAAAATTGAAAATAAGTGGAGGGGATCCCCCCCTCCCTTTTAAAACAATTATCTAAGTAGTTGAAGTACACCTTGTGGTTGTTGATTGGCCTTGGCAAGCATTGATTGAGCTGCCTGATTGAGAATATTGTTCTTAGTATATTCCATCATCTCTTTTGCCATATCAACATCTCTAATGCGAGATTCAGCAGATGTTAAGTTTTGTGCCGATGTCCCCAAGTTGTTTATCGAGTGTTCTAAACGATTTTGGAATGCACCAAGTTCTGCACGTTGACCTGACACGTCATCAAGCGCATTTTGTACAGCCGAGATTGAGGCTTCGGCTGAACGTTGTGTCGTAACATCAATCCCATCAACGTTAAGTCCAGATGCACTCATATCACCTATGGAAACGCCCATGACTTGTGAAGAATTGGCACCAATTTGATAATTTAAAGAGTTGTCGGTATTATTAGTTTCGGATTTTCTAGTAGTTAATGTAACTTGATCCCCTACATTTTCTTTGGATACAGATGCACTGCTCATCGTTACCTCAACGTTGTTGATGCTAAATGTTCCACCTGCACCCACATTTGTTGATCCAGTATTCCCTGACGCACTGGTCCAATCTACTGAGTAAGTTGTGGTTGTTCCACTAGTAGATAAACCAGTGATTTCCACATTATATGATGTGTCATTACTGATACTACTGCCCCCTACAGCTACTGAAGAAAAAGTATCAGTATTATTTTCATTAAATTCAACACTTTCTGTTTGACTAGTTACTCCATTCAAGTCTCCGTTAATCAGCTTTTTGGT from Tuberibacillus sp. Marseille-P3662 encodes:
- a CDS encoding flagellin N-terminal helical domain-containing protein; protein product: MRINHNIAALNTQRQLSQNNQATQNSLEKLSSGMRINSAADDAAGLAISEKMRGQIRGLEQAQQNAQDGISLIQTAEGALNETQSILQRMRELSTQASNDTNTNADRQEIQKEVDALVEEIDRVADTTEFNTKKLINGDLNGVTSQTESVEFNENNTDTFSSVAVGGSSISNDTSYNVEITGLSTSGTTTTYSVDWTSASGNTGSTNVGAGGTFSINNVEVTMSSASVSKENVGDQVTLTTRKSETNNTDNSLNYQIGANSSQVMGVSIGDMSASGLNVDGIDVTTQRSAEASISAVQNALDDVSGQRAELGAFQNRLEHSINNLGTSAQNLTSAESRIRDVDMAKEMMEYTKNNILNQAAQSMLAKANQQPQGVLQLLR